The Oncorhynchus tshawytscha isolate Ot180627B linkage group LG05, Otsh_v2.0, whole genome shotgun sequence genome includes a window with the following:
- the LOC121846545 gene encoding phospholipase A and acyltransferase 4-like, with amino-acid sequence MEIGDMIEINRSAYKHWALYIGNGEVIHLVTPDGPSRVSFCSFSSSSSSVSCKGTITIETLQDVAAGNTYKINNYLDNKYNPRPTDVIMREVDKMRGRTIKYDLLGQNCEHFVTFLRYGQSESKQADDFLKKLLSGQLGLIGVLAAVSVSTVAAANTLSK; translated from the exons ATGGAGATTGGTGACATGATTGAGATAAACAGAAGTGCATACAAACACTGGGCTCTGTACATTGGAAATGGAGAGGTCATCCATTTGGTAACTCCAG ATGGACCTTCAAGAGTATCTTTCTGCAGTTTTAGCTCATCCAGCAGCAGTGTTTCCTGTAAAGGCACGATAACAATAGAGACATTACAGGATGTGGCAGCAGGGAATACTTACAAAATCAACAACTACTTGGATAACAAGTACAACCCAAGGCCGACTGACGTCATTATGAGGGAAGTGGACAAAATGAGAGGccgcacaataaaatatgacCTCCTTGGACAGAACTGCGAGCATTTTGTTACTTTCCTCCGTTATGGCCAATCCGAGTCCAAACAG GCAGATGACTTCCTGAAGAAGTTGTTATCTGGTCAGCTAGGCCTGATTGGTGTACTGGCTGCTGTTTCTGTTTCTACAGTTGCTGCAGCAAACACACTTAGTAAATAA
- the LOC112251409 gene encoding phospholipase A and acyltransferase 4-like isoform X2 yields the protein MEIGDMIELNRGQYKHWALYIGHGKVIQLVTPDGPSRVSFCSFSSSSGSVSCKGMITIETLQDVAAGNTYKINNYLDDEYKPRRTDVIMGEVDKMRGRTITYDLLGRNCEHFVTFLRYGKSKSQQADDFLNNVLTGTAGLLGVLTAVSASTAAAASTLRK from the exons ATGGAGATTGGTGACATGATTGAGCTCAACAGAGGTCAATACAAACACTGGGCTCTGTACATTGGACATGGAAAGGTCATCCAGTTGGTAACTCCAG ATGGACCTTCAAGAGTATCTTTCTGCAGTTTTAGCTCATCCAGCGGCAGTGTTTCCTGTAAAGGCATGATAACAATAGAGACATTACAGGATGTGGCAGCAGGGAATACTTACAAAATCAACAACTACCTGGATGACGAGTACAAACCAAGGAGGACTGACGTCATTATGGGGGAAGTGGACAAAATGAGAGGACGCACAATAACATATGACCTCCTTGGACGCAACTGCGAGCATTTTGTTACTTTCCTCCGTTATGGCAAATCAAAGTCCCAACAG GCAGATGACTTCCTGAATAATGTGTTAACTGGTACTGCAGGCCTGCTTGGTGTACTGACTGCTGTTTCTGCTTCTACAGCTGCTGCAGCAAGTACACTTCGTAAATAA